Sequence from the Planktothrix sp. FACHB-1365 genome:
TATTCGTTATCGGGAAATCAACAACATCATCCCTTTTCTGATTTTGCCAAATTAGACTTAAACTGGATATCCTTAAAATGGTTATCCCTATTTTGGTTTGGGGGATATTTTATTTCTACCTTAAATATTAATAAGGATTTTCGGTATACTTTACCCTTACTTCCGGTTTCAGCGATTATTTTAGCTTATTTTTTAACTTTATTTCCGCAACAATGGAGGCGACAAATTCGTTGGTTTACGGTTAGTTTAGGCATAATCTTAATGATTTTTAATTTATGGCCTATTGGCAGTTATCCCGTTAGACAGGTGATGAGAACTTTAAACCCTGGAAATGAACATCATGTTTATTTAGGAAATCCTTGGCCCAATGAACAAGTGATTACAGAAATGATTCAATCTCAACCTTATTTAAAAGCAAATTTAGGAGTATTACCTTCAACGCCAGAAATTAATCAACATAATTTAAACTATTATGGAGGTTTAAAAGATTCTCAAGTGTATGCTAGACAAGTTGGAACGAATAAAAATAATGTTTTTCAGGATGTGCGTTCAATGTCTTGGTTTGTCACTAAAACCGGACAACAAGGTTCAGTGGATCGAGTTCAAGATGCTCAACAAATGACCATGCAAACCTTAGAAACAACTCCAGAATTTAACTTAAAAAAACAATGGTTATTACCCGATAATAGTTTTTTAAATTTATATCAAAGAATCATTCCGTTTGTAAAAGTTGAACCCCTAAAACAATCTATTTCTAAGGTAAAATTAGAACAAATTTTAATTCCTAAACAAGCACCCCCAGGAGTTGCGGTTCCTGTTACTTATCAATGGCAAGGATCGTTACAACAATTGCAGGAAGGAATCGTAATTTTAACCTGGAAATTGACTCCTGAGCAACAAGAAGGTTTATCATTTTGGATTCATGATCATGGTATTGGTATGGGAGAATTATATGGGAATTCATCAAATCAGAGTTATCAAGTGACAGAACAGATGGCGATGCTTCCTCCGGTTAATCTTATCCCTGGAAATTATCAGTTAGAAGCTACTTATTTAAACCGCAAAACCGGTGAAACTTATCAAATAGAATCTCCTAAGATTACCTTAAATATTAATCCTAAAGTTCCTCCAATAACAGCACCAGAATTAGATTTAGTCACTCAGTTAAGAATATTATCAGTGAATTTACCTCAAGGAATAAAAGGGTTAGATCCGATTTTTGCGGAGGTAGGACGAATTAATCAATATGATCCGGTTCAAGATTATATTAATCAAGCGGAAATAGCGTTAGAATATCGATTAAAACAAGAACCATTCCGTTTAGATTTAGCGTATAATTTAGGGTTAGCAAATGTTTTACAACAGGATGCAAAAGGAGCGATCGCCGCTTTAAAACAAGTTACTCAACTAGATAGTAAAAACCCCAATGCTCATGCTTATTTAGCATTTGTTTATCTGTATAATTTACAGCCAAAATTAGCAGAACAGGCGTTAAAACCTGCCTTAGAGTTAAAACCCAATCAACCGGAATTTAAAGCTTTATTAGGGGTTGCTCAATTGATGCAGGGTAATATTATTTCAGCTTGGCAGAATTTACAAGCTTTGAAGTAAATTAACAGTTAGAGGGAAGGTTTTGAAGGTTGTGTCTATAAGTGTTAACTTATAGGGGTGTACAATGATGTAGCCGCCACCTGACGGCATCCCATAAGACACAACAGACTTTAATTAAGTTAACAAGATAGGAATAGGAATGATGACATTAACAACCGTGATTCAAGTGACAGCAGATGGACAGTTAGAACTTCCACCGGAAATCCGTTCTAAGTTGCACCCAGGAGATGAGTTTGTTCTGTGGGAAGAAGAAGATATTATTATTTTAAAAAAGGTTAAAAAGCCGTTATTAAATGAGTTTATTCAACATCAAAAAACTGTTGATTTAGAGGGATCTTTAAGTTTTTTTGAAATTGCAGATCGTCTCTCTAAACTGAATGAAATTGATCCAATTTCTGAGGAAGAAATTCAAGAGGAAATTCAAGCTTATAAGCAAGAAAAGCGAAACTTGGCTTAAGTTTATGCGAATTATTTTAGATACTAATACTGTAATTTCCGGGCTTTTTTGGCGAGGTAAGCCTTTCCAGGTTCTTGAATTGATGCGCTTGGGAAGAATTAAAGTTTACACTTCTGGGGCGATCTTAGAGGAATTGTTAGATGTTCTAAATCGCCCCAAATTTTCAACAAGATTAGCCTTATTAGGATTTAGTCCCCAAGAAGTAGTTAATAGTTTGATGTCTTGGGTAGAAGTTGTAGAAATTGGAGAAGTTGAAAAAATTGTAATTTCAGATCCAGACGATGACCAAATTATTGCCTGTGCTAAATTAGTGGATGCTGATTTTATTATTTCAGGTGATACGGATCTTCTGAATATTAGAGAAAAAATCACAATTCCTATTGTAAGTGCTGGTGAGTTTTTAGATATTTTAGCAGATTCTACCAGCTAATAAAGTTTGGCGTTGTTATAATATTAGGTTAGGGGGTGCGTGCGCTGGGCTTACGCACCCTACAGAATTGTTAATCTAGGATAGCACCCCGTTGTTTGAGGTTGAGTTTTGCTTCGGGAGACAGTCCCACAACCCCTAAAAATTTAGCATTTTCCACAATAGAATCGGTGAGATAAATACCGCTTAAATTAGAACCACTTAAATCAGCAAACGATAAATTTGCCCCTGTTAAATTCGCTCCAATTAAGTTAGCATCTTTTAAATCGGTAAAACTCAAATCCCGTTCAATTCCACCTTCAGTCACAATTTCCTGAACCAGACGCCATTTCTCACTCATTTCGGTGGTTTCATCAATTAAAGTGCCACTTAAATTCGCACCTCTGAGATCCGCACCCGTAAGGGTCGCACCCTTAAGATCTGCACCAATTAAATTAACCCCTGTGAGGTTAGAATTTGTCAAAATAGCACGGGTGAGATTGGCATTAATTAATTTAACATTGGTGAGATTAGCTCCTGTTAAATTCGCGCCAATCAATTTAGTATAGATTAAGTTAGCTCCACTTAAATAGGTATTCACTAAATGGCTACGATTGAGATAAGCACCGACTAATTTAGCCCCATTGAGATAAGCACGGCTGAGATCTGATCCACTTAAATCTGCACCACTTAAATTAGCATTAATTAAGTTGACTCCTGTTAAATCGGATTCACTCAAATCGGCTCCCTGTAAGTCGGCATTAATGAGATTTGCACCACTTAAATCGACGCTACTCAAATCCACACCATTGAGTTGAACCCCAATTAAGATAGCACCTCGAAA
This genomic interval carries:
- a CDS encoding glycosyltransferase family 39 protein, producing the protein MRHKKPPVELIGVSLIWLLVAVSDRIWFRMDRSVPAWDQADYLNSALDYWQMWQHPQGFSGDWWTQMWMLSPKIPPLTYLLTIPFQNLLGLGSDQTNAVHLLFSAILFASVYGLGTRLFNPTVGFWATVLCAIFPGLYHHRLQFLLDYPLTAMVTLSFYGLTLWWFSKFDQSWRFSIGFGLTFGLALLTKQTALFFLFIPLLWITATILKHRQWQRFLQLAIALLLSIVVIFPWTRTNWLLMLTSGKRATVDSAIAEGDPALTSLDAWTYYFKLLPAHLSWPLLIIPIIGLLFYIIKHYSLSGNQQHHPFSDFAKLDLNWISLKWLSLFWFGGYFISTLNINKDFRYTLPLLPVSAIILAYFLTLFPQQWRRQIRWFTVSLGIILMIFNLWPIGSYPVRQVMRTLNPGNEHHVYLGNPWPNEQVITEMIQSQPYLKANLGVLPSTPEINQHNLNYYGGLKDSQVYARQVGTNKNNVFQDVRSMSWFVTKTGQQGSVDRVQDAQQMTMQTLETTPEFNLKKQWLLPDNSFLNLYQRIIPFVKVEPLKQSISKVKLEQILIPKQAPPGVAVPVTYQWQGSLQQLQEGIVILTWKLTPEQQEGLSFWIHDHGIGMGELYGNSSNQSYQVTEQMAMLPPVNLIPGNYQLEATYLNRKTGETYQIESPKITLNINPKVPPITAPELDLVTQLRILSVNLPQGIKGLDPIFAEVGRINQYDPVQDYINQAEIALEYRLKQEPFRLDLAYNLGLANVLQQDAKGAIAALKQVTQLDSKNPNAHAYLAFVYLYNLQPKLAEQALKPALELKPNQPEFKALLGVAQLMQGNIISAWQNLQALK
- a CDS encoding AbrB/MazE/SpoVT family DNA-binding domain-containing protein yields the protein MTLTTVIQVTADGQLELPPEIRSKLHPGDEFVLWEEEDIIILKKVKKPLLNEFIQHQKTVDLEGSLSFFEIADRLSKLNEIDPISEEEIQEEIQAYKQEKRNLA
- a CDS encoding putative toxin-antitoxin system toxin component, PIN family translates to MRIILDTNTVISGLFWRGKPFQVLELMRLGRIKVYTSGAILEELLDVLNRPKFSTRLALLGFSPQEVVNSLMSWVEVVEIGEVEKIVISDPDDDQIIACAKLVDADFIISGDTDLLNIREKITIPIVSAGEFLDILADSTS
- a CDS encoding pentapeptide repeat-containing protein, with protein sequence MDIKQLVEKYTHGERDFRGAILIGVQLNGVDLSSVDLSGANLINADLQGADLSESDLTGVNLINANLSGADLSGSDLSRAYLNGAKLVGAYLNRSHLVNTYLSGANLIYTKLIGANLTGANLTNVKLINANLTRAILTNSNLTGVNLIGADLKGATLTGADLRGANLSGTLIDETTEMSEKWRLVQEIVTEGGIERDLSFTDLKDANLIGANLTGANLSFADLSGSNLSGIYLTDSIVENAKFLGVVGLSPEAKLNLKQRGAILD